ACGAAGTTTGCCGCCAGCTCAAGCAGGATGAGCATACACGCCTGATTCCGGTCGTCTTTGTCACTGCACTAAACGATCGCCGCGCCCGCTTGCGAGGCATTGAGGCCGGTGGCGATGATTTTTTGTCGAAGCCGTTTGATCAGCTAGAACTCTCGGCCCGCGTGAATTCTTTGGTGCGCCAAAAGCGGCTGAATGAGGATCTGGATCATGCGGGGCAGGTGCTATTTTCGATTGCCCGCACGATTGAGAGTCGAGATCCCAACACGGGCGACCACTGCGAGCGGCTAGTGCAACTGGGCAAGGCGTTTGGCGAGTTTCTGGGCCTCTCGCGGACGGAAGTGCGCGACCTGATGTGGGGCGGCTATCTGCACGACATTGGCAAGGTCGGGATTCCGGATGCAGTGCTGCTTAAGGTGGGTCAGCTTTCTCCCGAAGAATGGATTATCATGCGCCAGCATGTGCTGATTGGTGAGCGCATCTGCCAACCGCTGCGAACGATGCAGGGAGTGGTTCCCATTATCCGCCATCATCATGAACGCTGGGACGGGTCGGGGTATCCAGACGGACTGAAGGGCAATGAGATTCCCTACCTGGCTCAGATTTTCCAGTTGATCGATATCTACGACGCGCTGACCAGCGAGCGTCCCTATAAATCAGCCTTTTCACCCGAAGAGGCGCTGAAGATCATGATGGAAGAAACGGCGAAAGGGTGGCGCAATCCTGACCTGATGGATAAGTTTTCCAGCTTTATTGGCGCAAGGGCGATTGCCGCTTAGCCCAGCAAGCTGCCTCAACTCCAGCAAGCTGCCTTAACTAACGAGTTGTTAGCAAGGGCGATCGCCGCTTAGCCCAGCAAGCCATAGGATTCTGACGGTTTCCCAGTCGTGGCGGTGCGTG
The Thermoleptolyngbya sichuanensis A183 DNA segment above includes these coding regions:
- a CDS encoding response regulator — protein: MNYSDSEKPKILVVDDHPSSRMTAVALLSVEGYDVLEADSGTAALDCVAQANPDLILLDVMMPGMDGYEVCRQLKQDEHTRLIPVVFVTALNDRRARLRGIEAGGDDFLSKPFDQLELSARVNSLVRQKRLNEDLDHAGQVLFSIARTIESRDPNTGDHCERLVQLGKAFGEFLGLSRTEVRDLMWGGYLHDIGKVGIPDAVLLKVGQLSPEEWIIMRQHVLIGERICQPLRTMQGVVPIIRHHHERWDGSGYPDGLKGNEIPYLAQIFQLIDIYDALTSERPYKSAFSPEEALKIMMEETAKGWRNPDLMDKFSSFIGARAIAA